The genomic region ttctacgaattttgggtgtattttctgtattgatttgggtgtattttttacaTTCTATTGGGTGTAAGTTGTGtagtcatttgggtgtatttaaaGTATTCACTTGGGTGTATTTTCAGTATTTCATTTTTTGTTTCGCAATTGTTGCAGAGCATGGCCCTTTCAAAGCACCCAAAGGGGGAATTCATATCACCGAAAACCAATAAAGAattcagggtggaagactacccgagttttattcccttcatagatgcaaataaattaacttctcatccatatgtaagttttcatttgctaaatttgttagtaccgttctttacttatatgctaaataaaataacacactgttgaaatgtggcaatccttcagatttttgcacctgtttgcTACTCGGGCCATTGGTGGTTATGAGTGATTGATACAACAAAGCGGAGATTTCatatacttgacccgctacaTAAGAAAGCTCCAAGCGATGAGAGAAAGCAGCttaataaattcactgtaagttgcCTCTGTGTTCTTTACTGTAATAACACACTGTATGTATGTTTTTGCTTTGGGTGTAATTATGTTCTCCTTTGGGTCTAATTTCTTTgtcgagttgggtgtattttatggaaccatttgggtgtattttgttgatcaagttgggtgtatttcgttagttgtgttgggtgtatattgtccattcagttggttgtatcttgtgcattcattcgGGTGTATAACTGATTTATTTTGGTATTTAAGGGATATGTATTTTCAAGATTGAGAGCATATGCTGGCGGGGAACCTCTACAGAAAGACGAGAAGGAGAAGCAAATTAAAGCATCATATGTTAAAATATCAGGCCAAAAAtcaaggtataaatttgtgactctgaacaataaactttcctaaatgagatttgtaatttattttcttcgttttcagctatgactgcggTATATACGTTATGAAGTGGCTTGAGTTAATTGAGCCGGAAAACATTAAAAAGGGGAAGTATGAATGGGATAATTGGAAACAGGTAACTGTCTTTAGaactatataactctgtattactttactgaattaatattgctgtttaaacagaatatactttttaattgtaggaggaggtggaccactatagagttGAGTATGCTTCACGGATACTATTCAGTGAAATGAATAAAGAGAGAGATCAGGCAATTAGAGAGAGTAATGTAATAAGGCTGTCGAAGCCATCCTCTGTATTATTGAGTCCGTTTTGTCAGATAAATTCTGCTGATATAGAAATTGCGTAATCCAACTGCTAGCTAGTTTGTACATTGAACAAATGCTGTAAAAATTTGCCATTTATAAACAACTTctattgaataaaattttttttcatagtTAAACTGTCTGTGATGTTAAACTGTCTGTGTGGTATTCAAAAGctgtattacaggtggtaaaatatgaaggaaaacatcaaaGGCATATATAAACGCAAATTATAAACTTTTACACCCAACGCAAGTTTAATAATACACCCAAGATTGcataaaatatacacccaaactgtctgtgctgttaaactgtctgtgctatattcaaaatgtatgaattacaggtactaaaatatgaagaaaaatatcaaatcaaatatacacccataacctgcgaATTTTTACACCCAAAtaaagttgaatatacaccctGAACCTTATCCCCCCCTGATGCTTTGAGACTAAAACCCTGAAacctaaacacttaaaacctaaacccttacccctaacctgtaaaccctaaaacacaaatattatatatatgtatctatatgtaaATTGTGAATTAACAAAAATACACCTAAAAGAACAGTGCTTTTACACCTATATTCTGtaaaactatacacccaaagagttatcccctgctgctggtaccctgaactgataattcataacatggtcgtggctgctcttgatgtgtgtgtgtcgcctctttaccttcttgctccatcgttctagtatatatctaggtgacacttggcttacttgttcgaagcttaacacgcttagtgcgtgacggcacagtatccctctcgactcaaataataagcattggcattttacctcggctgcaactgagtcgtaagtaaccacgaacttgttgaatattgagctagAAACTTTTTCtccgacttcgtatactgaatagcctagagcggaattctttaatctggtgatgcaattcgtctttcctctgaattgcgcttggacttccctaaacttttgatgagtgtacgcatcttgaaactgagcttcaatggaggattttgttgcacacggtatgaccgtatgaaaatctgcaacatctgattctctctcagcttgctccctgcttccgaggcaattatcatattgtttgatgaactgaataagcgagctgtttcgggtgataaacttgttaaaaaatgaatgcatgctctcgctcctttgtgtgcttctcatccctgcccagaagtggtgatccagatagataggaacccatatgtgacggtcttcgtacagatctgcataatacacccaaacacagactataaatacacccgagaaaacatgcaatttacacctctgctgcagattttaaaaagacattacctgaaagccacttgttgtccgcaAGActaaaattcagcagaaaatcattccaattcctatcgaatgagtctttgctgtgagagttccaaacaacttggctcatttcttgttccatatcggcatgtcccttgtacccgtttaatttgcttggaatcttcttcatgatgtgccaaatacaccaacagtgaattgttgttggcatacaggcctctaaagcccttttcattggtgcgcattgatcggtgagaaaccctttcggagcgtttcctcccatgcaacgaagccagcattgaaataaccatttgaatgattcaatttcttcgttcttcatcaaagaacatccgagaagtgttgactgaccgtggtgattcaccccgacaaaagaaccacagaccagattatacctgaaacaaattaccatagtCCAGAATGCAAAATCATTAGGTACACCCCCAACAAATGCTTTGTATACACCCAATGaaacagccaatatacacctctgatgcggattcataaaaatacattaatttagcatcataaacagggggcagtttgttacctgtttgtattgtaggtggtgtcgaatgaaatgacgtctccgaaatactcaaaggcagctctgcttcttgcatcggcccaaaaagccagcttaatcgattgatcctcctcgagttcgagctcaaaaaagaaattcggattcttctctttcattcttaacaaatattttccgaattcctttgcatcttcttgttcggaaacatttcgcacttccctggtaatgtaattcctcacgttcttttcgataaaatttaactcgcggtgacccccggcagccgcaacaaatgattggtaggttttgcttggtctgataccggcctcctcgttattctctatcgtACGACGCCTATTTGtgcaccgaactcttgtagagaaacctgcagccttggcgtagttcctgtaaaattttccagcatcttcaagggtggtaaaggtcattccaaccttcggaacaagctggtcatcaacaaccgagagaggctgcagaatacaccatgtcaaaaactgtaaatacacccatagatacgattcaaatacacccaatcatgtctgatatgaTACACCAGaaccgcaacaactcaactaaaatgacaataaaagccataaactgtaaatacacaggctgcagaatacaccatgtcaaaaactaaaaacacacccaatcatgtctgatataatacacctgaacaacaacaactcaattaaaataacaaaaaagcaGTAAAgtgtaaatacacccacacttctagcaaaaatacacccaaaaaaggtctgatctacacccgagcatctgctataaattccagataattaatcaaaactaatacattacatTCAAACCTCAGGGACTTCGTCAGATTCAAATTCATAGTCCACTTCGCctggattcagctgacaatctgagcttgaatcatccattatcttcaaaaacgaattcaaactttgatttcagaaatcgAATAGAAAACGAAGATGGAGTTGCAGAGAGAGAAACTAACATAAATGACAAAGAACATACCAGTGAGAAAGGAGTAGAGAAGAACGATcgagaagaaggaggaagaggagcgAGAAGAAGAACGACCAAATCTGAAAATAAGGAGAACGAAAAAGAAAACagatcttttaaatttggtagttatataTACGCATGATATTTATAGAGCGCGTGTATTCCACGTATGTGTAGCAACGCGTTTTTTGGGTTTATTActtaatgaacttgtaaagcatacaagccctaatggcttgtatgcggagcttttctgcttttttttctaagtatttttaaatttggCAAATCATGGACTAATATGTAATAAATTAGAATTTCACTTAAAATTTTGTGGCCAATAGATTACTACATGAATAGAGTGGTGGAGATTCGAACTTCCGACACTTGTTTAAACGGACTAGTGAATTAACCACTATACCAACCCAATTTAATTGATATACATTATTTTTATTCGACTATGCTATGTGTATACTAAAATCAACCATCAAAGTCAgtcaccagtataaaatatatgttgaaatataattatacattaaaaataaattaaaccatacatatatttatacacaaatacattaataGTGACAgattttaatgattaattttaatgtacgaatatcattatttatttttattttagtatgttaaataattaattattctcCCAAATTTTATCCCTTCCCAAAACGAAAGAAAATCAACAACGGGTGATTTATGTCATAATTATTATAAGATTATTCAGAATCATATTTTATAAAAGATTAGAAACAATTATAGTTTATTGTTTTATATCTCAGAGCGTGTTTGTATAATTAACAccatttagaaaaaataaaataaaggatgAAAAATGAGATTTATCTTATACGCttgttttatattaaaaaaatttagagtgaactcaaattaattctttttatttttagttttaaattttaaaaaattaagataatagaaagttgctttttttttttgtataataaatttatttttcaattagttAGTTCTAATTGATTACATTTTTAATATAATTGATTTCCTAATAAAACCGTT from Arachis ipaensis cultivar K30076 chromosome B02, Araip1.1, whole genome shotgun sequence harbors:
- the LOC110269312 gene encoding uncharacterized protein LOC110269312 — translated: MKEKCYIWGTRLKTYADGSTNEYDHMCTLIAQDNYILFRMHLASLQAESYIESEIVSAMCHILNRKNDKRFQEQVYCLPLDIVSMALSKHPKGEFISPKTNKEFRGYVFSRLRAYAGGEPLQKDEKEKQIKASYVKISGQKSSYDCGIYVMKWLELIEPENIKKGKYEWDNWKQEEVDHYRVEYASRILFSEMNKERDQAIRESNVIRLSKPSSVLLSPFCQINSADIEIA